The following coding sequences lie in one Xanthomonas hortorum pv. pelargonii genomic window:
- the flgM gene encoding flagellar biosynthesis anti-sigma factor FlgM, producing the protein MTQKIEGNLPTAATLRTAATSSKIASAGEDRASPIAALPPTDSVKLTGEATNLQNLQRTLSQSSAIDTGRVQAVKESLQNGSYSINLDAIASRMMDLNQQLAG; encoded by the coding sequence ATGACCCAGAAAATCGAAGGCAATCTACCGACCGCCGCCACCCTTCGTACCGCCGCCACAAGCAGCAAGATCGCTTCGGCCGGTGAAGACCGCGCGTCCCCGATTGCAGCACTACCGCCCACCGACAGCGTCAAGCTGACCGGCGAGGCCACCAACCTGCAGAACTTGCAGCGCACGCTTTCGCAGTCCTCGGCGATCGACACCGGTCGCGTCCAGGCAGTGAAGGAGTCGTTGCAGAACGGCAGCTATTCCATCAACCTGGATGCCATCGCCAGCCGCATGATGGATCTGAATCAGCAACTGGCGGGTTAA
- the flgA gene encoding flagellar basal body P-ring formation chaperone FlgA, giving the protein MRLLLLVILLAAAPAWAQSYQSVDSIRAAALATVGPDAEAEATLDPGLRMPACPIALQAQPTGTNTVEVACPQPAGWRLFVPLKVRRNQDVLVLRRGISAGETISLADISIEKRDAARIVGAVLADPVAAVGKTARRILPAGSLLSSNDLVTQRLVRRGDTVPLVSRNGGLEVRMSGRALSDAGENERVSVENSSSRRVVQGIVEASGTVVVSR; this is encoded by the coding sequence ATGCGCCTGCTACTGCTTGTCATTCTGTTGGCTGCCGCTCCGGCCTGGGCCCAGAGCTACCAGTCTGTGGATTCCATCCGTGCTGCCGCCCTGGCCACCGTCGGCCCCGATGCCGAAGCCGAGGCAACCCTCGATCCGGGTCTGCGCATGCCGGCGTGTCCGATTGCGCTGCAGGCGCAGCCCACCGGGACCAACACGGTCGAAGTGGCCTGCCCGCAGCCGGCCGGCTGGCGCCTGTTCGTGCCGCTCAAGGTGCGTCGTAATCAGGACGTGCTGGTGTTACGCCGGGGCATCAGCGCTGGAGAAACCATCTCGCTGGCCGATATCAGCATCGAGAAACGCGATGCCGCGCGCATTGTCGGTGCAGTCCTGGCCGATCCGGTGGCGGCGGTGGGCAAGACCGCCCGGCGCATTCTGCCGGCCGGGTCGCTGCTGTCGTCGAACGATCTGGTCACCCAGCGGCTGGTACGGCGCGGCGACACGGTGCCGCTGGTGTCGCGCAATGGCGGTCTGGAAGTGCGCATGAGCGGTCGCGCCTTGTCCGATGCCGGCGAAAACGAGCGCGTCTCGGTCGAAAACTCGTCCTCGCGCCGGGTGGTGCAGGGGATCGTCGAAGCGAGCGGTACCGTTGTGGTGTCCAGATAG
- a CDS encoding flagellar protein FlgN translates to MNVNEFLQRLSDALAGERQALLENDIDGLMRHTQDKLSALRALEARMPEGEEARLRELAEANRANGALLARRRREVNWALRHLGRTESAPSYDAKGQSSVLRGGRSLAVA, encoded by the coding sequence ATGAACGTGAACGAGTTCCTGCAACGTCTCAGCGACGCGCTGGCCGGCGAACGCCAGGCATTACTCGAGAACGACATCGATGGGTTGATGCGGCATACGCAAGACAAGCTCTCGGCACTGCGCGCGCTCGAAGCGCGAATGCCCGAAGGCGAAGAAGCGCGTCTGCGCGAACTGGCCGAAGCCAATCGCGCCAACGGCGCGCTGCTGGCACGTCGGCGTCGCGAAGTGAACTGGGCACTGCGTCACCTGGGCCGCACCGAGAGTGCACCGTCCTATGACGCCAAGGGTCAATCGAGCGTACTGCGCGGCGGACGTTCGCTGGCAGTGGCTTGA